The stretch of DNA gggatttggctgaggctagggcagttgggtatgctggagccggcgctaccgtggtggtagactggcaggtgagcgctaccgtggaggtaggctcgagttgacatgttgaggaatggttgctgccctggtgaaccataagaaccgagttgttttgacatctcacctagcttactttagtacgaccacaggttccgttatgggccggacttagcctaatcccactggttagcctgacgatCGCACGGATGGTTttcgggtatagaccattggggtcagggcccgagggtttgtgcgaccaggctggggcgtgaccacggctgggtgtcggctatgtcggttgtccgttcgggcagtcgagcttgtgagtacagtgtacgacctctgcagagtgtagaatccatttgaatggtccgtgtccacggaatggacaggctacggtgtggtcctaacaactagtgagctacctactgtgggttgtgtcgggaaggaGGGCGTACCATGAGTTGCATTGCATATGCATTGTAGTTAATGTGTGTCATGCATGTCATttccctcccgtagggtgaggtggaacttgctgagtacttttgtactcaacCCTTGCTGGTTTTTCTCCAGAGGATCCCGACTTTGTTCCAGAAGACTGTGAGTAGATCGTGTCCGCACCCAAGCTGGTCGAGTGGAGTTGTGATGGATGAAGAGCTAGTCCTCCATGCCGTCATGATAGTCACTATCCTATGTTTGAGTTGTGTAGCTCTATGTTGTCGCATTACCCCTCGTGTATTTGTTGAATAAAGCTCTGTATGACTCTGGACTCCACTTGATGTAACATGTATTATGCCGGAGACTTTATTCGGTAATTAATACATGGTTTAGCCTTGATCTTCGGGTCGGGGCGCTTCATATGTGGGGCTAGAACGGCTAAAGTTACTATGAACAGATTTAGACATGCAGTCAACTTGGAGCAACATACATACAATTGTAGAGCTTGGCAAGTGACTGAAAATCTCTGCACACATGCTTTAGCTTTCATTGCTAAGCTTAGTAGGGATATACAAATAAATGACTTTGTCCATGAGTATTTCTCTATGGATAGGCTCAAAAAGATATATGGATGCACTTTCAATCCAATGACATCTAAGGATAGATGGCCACGTGTTGATTTAGGCTATAAAACCAATAAGTCTAAATTGAGAAGGAAACCAGGGAGGTCAAGAAACTCTAGGATCAAGTCCTATGATGAGACAAGCACTAGTAAGAAAAATAGATTTTATTCTGAATGTAGTGAACTTGACCATACAGCCAAGCATTGCCAAGAAAGTCCCACTGCTAGTCAAAAGAAAAAGCTCTTATGTTCACAAAATGAGTCATCTTCACAAACATCAAAGCGAGTCATGCATTTCTTTGCATATTTGGTCATACTTATTTAGTCAACTTGTTAACTGAACCATTTTTCTTCTTTTCATGTGAAGTGCGAGTGcaatgggaaggggaaggggaaggggaaggggaagaggaAGAGTAAGAGTAAGTAGAAGCACAGGTGCAAGTGCAAGTGCAAGTGCAAGTGAAATAGGAACAGGAGGTGCTGGATgaggaaggagaagaggaagggtggaagaagaggaagaggagggagaTCAGGAAGCTTGGATGCATTGTTAGGAATACATGCATGGATTTAGCTTCTTTTAATTTTCTAGTGGATATGTAATCTCTCAACTGGTTACTGCTTTTGATGGACATGTATGTAGATGTTATCTGGTGTTGTAATGTTGCTTTTGCTCCACTTACGATGGATCTTATGTGGATATGCATGTGTTCTGGACTTTTATACATGTAAGTTATGTCATATGCTATCCATATGTTTCTCAGCTATTTTGTTATTCCCCAATCTTAATCTTGTTGATTTTAGTTGACAAGATTATTCTCAAATATGTGATAAGATGTTGTCCATATATTTAATGCTAAAATAGGATAAAATCACAAAGTATTTACAAAAGTAGGGGCAAATTTGTAAGTGTAAACTCGTCTTTTACCGGCTCATTTCACACCGTTAAGTGCTGTTCACGGAGTAGGGTAAACTCTCTCTTCGTTTTCAAAAATTAGGGGCAAAATCACAAAGGTTGGAAAAATAAGGATAAAATTACAATTCGTAATTAAAATGGGGATAAAAAGGTATTAAGCTCTTTTCTAAACCAGACAAGTAATTTGTATGATTATCCACTGGACCGCTATATCGGTAAAACCCTAGTAGCAGCTAAAATTTATTAGATATTGCATGAATAACAGAATGAAGGCTCTGCTTCTAGAATTCTAGACGAAAAAGAGGAGTGGAAAAGACAGGTGAAAAAAGCCTCTAGCTCCATATGGCCCTGCCTCCAAAATCCATCCATACCCGCCGCCACAACCGAAAACCCTAAACCCATGGCGCCGCCACCGCAAAGCCTCCCTCTCCGTCCCCAaaaccccagcgccgccaccttcCCCACCCATGGTGCGGCATCCTAagcccccttctccctccccgcgcccgccgccctcgGACTCGGACACCGGCATCGGCTTTGACCCCGTCGAGGAGTGGCTCGTGGACTTCGACCCCGCCATGTCGGGCGAGCTGGGGAGCCCAGCCAAGGGCCTCGGACCCGCCGAGGAGGCGGTGCTTCCTcacgcgccggcgccgacgacgacgacctgcGACGACAGCGCTGGAAAGGTCTCGGATGGTTCGGCGGCGCTCAATAGCTGTGAGTTCGGTATGAAACGGGAGCCCGTCCAGGCCGGAGATTTTTGCGGCGGCGAAATCGGAGAGAAGGCTGAGATGGTGGGCGGCAGACTGGACGTGCTGCTTGCCCCGGATCAGCTTCTGGCGTCGGGGATTGGTGATTTGGCAGTGAAAGAGGATGTCTCCGAGCAAGCAGTTGCTATCGAGATGGCTGCCGCCCCTGCCGATGTTGAGATGAATACCGCGGTGTCAGGCGGCAAGGAGGAGCAGGAAAGCAGGGAGGAAGAGTCGGAGAGTAGCGAGGAGGAGGAGTCGAGCGAGGCTTCCTCGAGCAGCGAGGATGAAGAGCAGGGGGACAAGAAGGATGAGGAGTCGAGTGAAGCCTCGTCAAGCAGTGACGAGGAAGAGCTGGAAGCCATGAAACTTGGTGGTGCTGGTGGCAATAGCTTGGAGGCCCTCCTTGAGGAGGGTGAATTGATGGTTGGGAGCGATGAAGAGGATGAGGAACCGAAGGGCCGCAGCAAATCCAAACATGAAGCAGAGGTATCGAGTTGCTCTATCTGTGATAGTGTGATTGCATCTTCATTGATATTCATTTTCAGTGATATTTTTTTCTTGCTGCAGTGGTGTGTTAATCATTTGTGAATGGGTTACAATTATGTTTCTTGCTGAGAGAAATTTGTGTTACATAGTTAAAGTCTTGAATAGCTTAAGCCTATCCTTTGTGTAGTAGTAATTGTACAAACCGTGTGGCAACATGCCACTGTATTGCTATGTAGTTACAATGCTAAAGTCAATGGTCACAAACAGTACGTTTAGTTGCTACAAGGATGTACAAAAGAACATAAGCTGCCTTTTTCAGTCTTCCTTATTTTTTTTCGTTGTATGTGTATTCTAACATAGATATACCTTGCAGATCCTTCCTCCAGTCCCAAAGATTGAAATACAATTGGAGCCACATCATCAGACTCTTCCAGTAGGGACTATCTCAGCTGTAAGTCCTGTACCTCCTGAGCAGCTTCTTTTGTGTTTTATATTTATCCCTGGAGCTATACCCTAATGTTTTGGGGAGAAACCTGTTTCTCCACCCTGAGTACATTTAACCATCTCCTTGTTTCGTCTCATGGTTGTCATTTGTTGAAAATAAAGCTAGTTCACTTCATATTTTTAGGTGAAAAGCACTAGGGATTTTTCAAAAGATAATGTACTGAATCCTTTGTTTATGACTCAGTTGTGGAATTTTTGGCCCTCCTGCATATTTGTCATTACGTCAAACCATGAAATTTAAGCTGCGTGAATTGTTGGTAACCAGACCTGTTTCTGGTCATTGAGGTGCCCTGACCACCCTGAGAGGCAAAAAGCTAGAAACTAAGATACTCCCTCTGTTTTTATTTACACGTCGTATTAGGtttatcctaagtcaaacttgtCCAACTTTGACCATATTTATAGAAAAGAATAATAACATTTACAATACTAAATTTGTTTCATTGAATCCATCATGCAATATATATTGATAGTGTATAGGTTGAGTAGTATAGTTGTtgatatatttttctatagatttgGTAAAAGTTAACCAAGTTTGACTTAGtttatcctaagtcaaacttgtCCAACTTTGACCATATTTATAGAAAAGAATAATAACATTTACAATACTAAATTTGTTTCATTGAATCCACCATGCAATATAGATTGATAGTGTATAGGTTGAGTATTATAGTTGTtgatatatttttctatagatttgGTAAAAGTTAACcaagtttgacttaggacaaacctaatacgacatgtaataaaaatggagggagtagaaTACACTGAGTTCCTCTGTTGTCACGGCCACCCAGAGATTCAGATGAAATCTACTGAATCTTGTTGGAtacatttttttccttttcatgTCTGTACACTTGTGCAGAGACATATCATGACAATGTATTTAGCGCAATCTGAAGCATGTAGGTGCCTGGAGTTCGGTAGTTGTTAGCATTTTCGGTAATGTAGTCTCAGTTGTGTTTCAGATTGTTGTTATAGAATGGTCAATTGAGGCCTATATTTGTGAAATGCTCCTATGCTATCTATGAGTATTTTGACTGTCTGTCTGTCTGTCTGTCTGCTATCTATCCAGATTATGGGGGAGAGAGTGATTGTTGAAGGATCAGTCCAACACAATCCCCTGAATGAAGGCTCAATTCTCTGGATAACAGAAAGCAGGATACCCCTTGGTATTGTCGATGAGTTATTTGGACCTGTAAAAAATCCGTACTATCTGGTGCGGTACAACTCTGAGGAAGAAGTTCCTGCAGGGATCAGTGCAGGAACCAGCGTCTCTTTTGTAGCGGAGTTTGCTGATCACATCCTGAACATGAAGGAGCTCTATGCGAAAGGTTATGATGCATCCGCAGACAATGACGACCAAGAAGATGAACCTGAATTCTCCGATGATGAGAAGGAGGCCGAGTACAAAAGGTCACTTCGCCAAGCAAAAAGGCAGACTGATAGACAGCATGAGCCAAATAAGCATTCTGGCGATAAGAAGAGATCACAGCCCAGAGGTGGCGGCTTTCGGAAGGACATGCCACCAAGGAACCGGGATGCACCAATACCAGGTCAGCAGTCACATCCCCGTTTTCACTCCTCAGACATGGCTCCTGCAGTTGCTGAAAATAAGGCACGCTCATTGGGGCCTCAGAACGCTCCTATGAGTTCTCCAACCATGCTGCCACCTGGCCCAATGAATCCTGCCATGCCATCACCAGTTCATCTTGCAAATCAGATGGGCGGCTGCTTCATCAATCCAGCACAGCAGTTCTTGCCACAGCAGCCGAACATGGTTTGGCCTGGTGGGCTTCCTCCACCGCCCCATGCGAACATGGGGGTAGACGGAGCTGCCCTCGCTGCCAGCATCATGCAGAACCTGCTTGCCGGAGCAAACCAGTTCCAGCAACAGATGCAGAACCAGAACTTTGGCGGTTTCCCGAACCAAATGCCCATGCCCTTCCCGCAATTCATGCCCCAGACTGGAATGCCCGCAAATCAGTTGCCATTCGGTGGTGGACCCCCGGCTGGGAATTCCCTGTTTGGTGCAGCACCTCAAATGCCTATGGGGCAAGGCAACTTTGGCCAACTGCCTCCACACATGGTCTCCGGGAATAGGCAGGAACAGGGACCCCGTCCTGGGCTCCCAGATGACCCCCGAGGATTCACAAACCCAGCGCAACCCCATGGAGATGGAGCTGAGCATTCACCTCCCCAGTTCAGTTCTGGGCAGTTTAACCAAGGGAGCTCGTCCTTCCGTGGCGGAAGGCCGCAGCGCGGTGGCCGGCATTCCTCAGGCAGAGGTGGCGCACGAGGTGGCCGGCATCGTAGATAGGTGTCTGGCACCCGGACTCGGGGGTACTCTTCCCCCTTGTAATTTTGACTCTTCGTATCGAACTTGTGCTATGTTCAGTATGCGTGTTCCCGTCTATTCTTAATCGAGATACCGGGTTGCTATAATGCGAGAAAGTTGTTTCTTGTGATGAAGCTTACTGCATCGATTTATACGGTGCTAGAATATACATCTTGTGCTTGTCGCCTAACGTGCTCATATCGTTGTCCGTCTTATTTATGCTGAAAAGAAAAGATAAATGCTGTGATTTTTGGATTGATATTTATGATGAAAATGATAAATATTTTTTTCCTGGAGAGGAATAATTGAAATGTTCCAAAACTTTTCGAAAACTCTTGCAAACATTTATCCACTAGATATGTGGAGTTGACAAGTTATATATATCTGGTTTTCAATCCAGTTGAACGTCGTGTCTGGATTCTGGAAACCGACTGCGTGCGGAAGAGAGTTTATTTTCCGGTTGCTTCCAGTGTTCCAACTCCATCTCCGCCGCTGCAAACCACATAAATGTGGAAACATCAAACTCAAATGGGGAAAAAATTGAATTTAGAAGAACAGTTGCGGAGTGATAATTCCTGAAGAGAATCTTCCCTACTCGTCCCTACGCCTCCATGGCCTCGCTCCAGTCTGCTCTTCTCGCTCCTCCCCCGCTCTGCAGCTGTTCGCACGGCTTTCTCTTCCCAAGGTTCAGGAAACTGCCTCCAAGATTCTCAAATGGGTCTTGTTCCACGGCGGGACCGTCGGCGCGGATCGAGTTCTTGGGGAAAAGCGGGGCCTTTCCTTGGAGAACGGCTGGGCGACAGCGGCTGCGACTTGGCGCCGCCGGGGCCGGGAGAGGCCCCttcttcggcggcggcgggaggcgcaTGGACAAGGGCACGAGCCGGGTCGTGGGGAACCTCGCCTTCGCCGCCGTCTTGACGTACCTCGCCGTGACAGGCCACCTCCGCTGGGTTCTTGACGCCATCGTCTCCCTCTGGGTACGAGAATTCTCTTGCTGCCGCTGAAATGAGCTGTAACTCGTTAGCTTTCATTAGTGTTTATTTCGATGATAACATCTGGATTAGTGGCACTAAACTGTATTAGACTTTTTAGTTGCTTCTTGCCTTCTTCGATGCCTGGCGGTAGGAAGCAAATGTCAGCTCAGCTAAAGTTGATACCTGGTATTGACATCCAAGAATGCCTTGCAATTTTGCGCCATGGTTTTCCAGTGCGTGTCGTAATAGATAGTTGACCTCAAATTTCCTATCTCCAAGTATTGTTGTTTAGCAGAGCTAAGATGTGCTGCTATTGACTTACTAGTCCATGATTCTGCACCGTGACAATGACTCATGGAAAAATAGAGCATTTGGACTCCATAGAACCTAGAGATTGGATATGAGGACATCTGAAACCTTGACTTAGCTTACCCCATGGCGCAAGTAACATTGATAAGTTTAGGCTAGCGATTTGCACATCACAAAAAGGTTTGGCTATTCTCAAATAACATCGATAAGTTTGTATGACCAAAATTTGGCTTTTCAATACCACAAAAGGGCGTACCCTGTCAACCCTTCCCCAGACCCCGCGCAGTGCGGGAAGCCTACGGCACTGGGTACGCCCTTTAATACCACAAAAGTTTATTTATTCTTCAGATCTTTCTTTTGTTTTATGATTCTAATTGGTTAAGTTGACAATACTTTGTGTTTACATCTCTTGTGACAACAGCTCCTCACAATACTGCTGCCTATTCTGGCTCTGGGTGCATTTTTCTTCTTTGCAGGAAAAGATATACTCCAGGGTGAGGTAAGTCTCCCCATAAATTTGGCATTCAGTGATTCCTTCTTTCTAATGATCAACTTTTATGTACTTGTGGAAAAGGTTTCTGCATAATCCTCCCTACTTCTAAAACATTGCTTAAAGTTCCTTAGGGAAAGGTGATAGGTTGAATACCAATTAGCATCTTTTATTCCTACCCCAAACTGGAAGAAGAAACTCTGCTGTCTGTGTGCACAATTCTGTTAATGTTCCCTCATTCATATTCTGTTTCTTTTGTTGGCAGTGTCCAAACTGTGGAAAAAGCTTCCAGATATTGAAGTGAGCATAAACAGAACTATATAAACTTCTATCGCAGATTTGTACTTAAGGTGAAATCTGATTAGCTTAACTTTTCTTATAGGTCAGCTTTAAAAGATGGACCACAACTCTGTCCTTATTGCACGCAGCCTTTCTCTGGTATGCAATATTTTTTTGTTCTATTTCCTGCTTACTTTTGAATTCTCAAACTTTTCCTCTGTGTTTTTATGTCATAGAAGAACTGCTTCTTGAAAGCGCATGTTTTTGCATAATTACATTATTGATGCTGCTACTAGAAAATCACATAGAACCTATGGTTGTACATCTGATAATGTACTGTACATATGATATGGCAACCAAGTATTGTTGAACTGGTTGAAACATTCACAATCATCACTTGTGTATGTATTATAAATTTTCAATTGAAAAGACAAATGACACTCTGGTGATGGCATCAGTCACTTCTCTGCCAATTTATGCTATCTCAACCAAGATAGAATGGAGAATTGTGGAATTGTCTTTGTTTAGCATCTTTATTACACTTATCTGTGTGGAACATGAGTTGGAACTAATAGATCCTTGTACATGATGCAGTTCAGGGCAACAAATTTGTTAGAGAATCTGCTAGATTTTCATCTGGAAGGGGTGCTACTGCTACAAATAGACGAGTGTTCAATGAGTTCTTCAATCGCGGCATGAGAGGTCCCAGATGATTCTGTTTTCTTCTTCATATTTTTCTTAGCTTGCATTTGAGCCAGCCAAAGTGACTGTTGACGGCCTATGCTTAGTAAACATCATGGATAAAAAAACAAACCTTATTGAATTTCTTCTAAGTCACTTGTCAATGAGCTTTCTGCAATCTGACCGGATAATCATCACTTCATCAGTAACCACACGCTTCTGCATGTAGGAATGGCCCCTTCTGGAACAATCGTGGATGTCGAGGCTGAAGTCAAGGACGTAGAAGCTGAAGTCAAGGATGTCGAATGATATCTCCGCAAGATCCAACACAATATCAACACTCATCAATATTGGTTCTTCTGCCCTTCAGTTGAACGCCAGTTTTGCTGCAGGCGATACGAGTCTGCAGCTGCAGCCTCATCATATATGTTTGAATCAAAGATTGTGTCCACGATGTCAGAACTCAGTAGAAGCTGGAACTGGGTGGGCAT from Panicum hallii strain FIL2 chromosome 3, PHallii_v3.1, whole genome shotgun sequence encodes:
- the LOC112887060 gene encoding H/ACA ribonucleoprotein complex non-core subunit NAF1, with amino-acid sequence MVRHPKPPSPSPRPPPSDSDTGIGFDPVEEWLVDFDPAMSGELGSPAKGLGPAEEAVLPHAPAPTTTTCDDSAGKVSDGSAALNSCEFGMKREPVQAGDFCGGEIGEKAEMVGGRLDVLLAPDQLLASGIGDLAVKEDVSEQAVAIEMAAAPADVEMNTAVSGGKEEQESREEESESSEEEESSEASSSSEDEEQGDKKDEESSEASSSSDEEELEAMKLGGAGGNSLEALLEEGELMVGSDEEDEEPKGRSKSKHEAEILPPVPKIEIQLEPHHQTLPVGTISAIMGERVIVEGSVQHNPLNEGSILWITESRIPLGIVDELFGPVKNPYYLVRYNSEEEVPAGISAGTSVSFVAEFADHILNMKELYAKGYDASADNDDQEDEPEFSDDEKEAEYKRSLRQAKRQTDRQHEPNKHSGDKKRSQPRGGGFRKDMPPRNRDAPIPGQQSHPRFHSSDMAPAVAENKARSLGPQNAPMSSPTMLPPGPMNPAMPSPVHLANQMGGCFINPAQQFLPQQPNMVWPGGLPPPPHANMGVDGAALAASIMQNLLAGANQFQQQMQNQNFGGFPNQMPMPFPQFMPQTGMPANQLPFGGGPPAGNSLFGAAPQMPMGQGNFGQLPPHMVSGNRQEQGPRPGLPDDPRGFTNPAQPHGDGAEHSPPQFSSGQFNQGSSSFRGGRPQRGGRHSSGRGGARGGRHRR
- the LOC112887600 gene encoding uncharacterized protein LOC112887600, which gives rise to MASLQSALLAPPPLCSCSHGFLFPRFRKLPPRFSNGSCSTAGPSARIEFLGKSGAFPWRTAGRQRLRLGAAGAGRGPFFGGGGRRMDKGTSRVVGNLAFAAVLTYLAVTGHLRWVLDAIVSLWLLTILLPILALGAFFFFAGKDILQGECPNCGKSFQILKSALKDGPQLCPYCTQPFSVQGNKFVRESARFSSGRGATATNRRVFNEFFNRGMRGMAPSGTIVDVEAEVKDVEAEVKDVE